A genomic window from Silene latifolia isolate original U9 population chromosome Y, ASM4854445v1, whole genome shotgun sequence includes:
- the LOC141631349 gene encoding uncharacterized protein LOC141631349: MHNTRISNLNLKPFYPEIEHTLFRLRKNKQGAIVSISEGSEFDDLHSDYDNSEFSEKSDKSFIMAGTIIDLTAPDLTHKPLCITYPPLGENGTFELKSGFIHQLATCNGLSGEDPNKHWSDFHIVCSTMKPATVTDEQLKLRAFPFFRKDSSRDWLYYLPPASIDTWVKMKKAFLEKYFHASRASQLKKEISNTEQRNCETMYEYLERFRKLCATCPYHGYTAQELVMYFCGGLCMEDARTVCAACGGKIVNKSLPEAWTIIGELAESSRDFARKYAKPGVNSVGSSSSNLEEKVDNLTSLFKDMMSGQRTAMVCGICSDAHPNEHYPLMQEGPQEEVNGVWESTPKKKWDPYSNTSISVQNLPPTQPPPSVQMSTEDMIRALVTCQATLQATVIQNQKENKASIQNIENELGQMATTINRLEARDSNVLPSQTVVYQKNVSVVSLRNGRQLVEAEKPKAKSKSSILHEEEDIMVEKDESETPEPVIEASATTEPILEADVPFPNALKSTRWIENDKDIYKTFRKCEVNIPFLDLLKSVPRYAKFLKELYTVKRQKRLKGAQKVKLSGHVSAMFQ, from the exons ATGCATAACACTCGTATTTCAAACCTGAACCTCAAGCCTTTTTATCCCGAGATTGAGCATACTCTTTTCAGGTTACGGAAGAACAAACAAGGTGCAATAGTGTCTATTTCTGAAGGCAGCGAGTTCGATGATTTGCATTCCGATTATGATAATTCGGAATTTTCTGAAAAATCTGATAAGTCTTTTATCATGGCTGGTACTATTATAGACCTTACTGCACCCGATCTCACCCATAAACCCCTCTGTATTACATATCCTCCGTTGGGTGAGAATGGAACTTTTGAGTTAAAGTCGGGGTTTATTCATCAATTGGCCACTTGCAACGGTCTAAGTGGAGAGGACCCCAATAAGCATTGGTCggattttcatattgtttgctCAACCATGAAGCCGGCTACAGTTACTGATGAACAACTTAAATTGAGGGCCTTTCCATTTTTTCGCAAGGATTCTTCACGAGATTGGTTGTACTACTTGCCACCTGCAAGTATTGATACATGGGTGAAGATGAAAAAGGCATTCTTGGAAAAATACTTTCATGCATCTCGAGCCTCTCAACTGAAGAAGGAAATTAGCAATACCGAGCAGAGGAATTGTGAAACTATGTATGAGTACTTGGAACGTTTCAGGAAGCTATGTGCTACATGTCCCTACCATGGGTATACCGCTCAAGAACTTGTCATGTACTTTTGTGGAGGTCTTTGCATGGAAGATGCCCGAACTGTGTGTGCTGCATGTGGGGGAAAAATTGTCAACAAAAGCCTGCCTGAGGCTTGGACTATCATTGGTGAGTTAGCTGAGAGCTCCCGGGATTTTGCAAGAAAATATGCGAAGCCCGGAGTAAATTCCGTGGGTTCATCTTCTTCCAATCTTGAAGAGAAAGTCGATAATTTGACATCTCTTTTCAAGGATATGATGTCAGGTCAAAGGACGGCAATGGTTTGTGGAATCTGTTCCGATGCACATCCTAATGAGCATTATCCACTCATGCAAGAAGGTCCTCAAGAAGAGGTGAATGGAGTGTGGGAGAGCACACCGAAGAAGAAGTGGGATCCTTACTCTAACACTTCAATCTCGG TTCAAAATTTACCTCCGACTCAACCTCCTCCTAGTGTTCAAATGTCAACTGAAGATATGATAAGAGCTTTGGTTACTTGTCAAGCTACTCTCCAAGCAACAGTTATTCAAAATCAAAAGGAGAACAAGGCTAGTATTCAAAATATTGAGAATGAGCTGGGGCAAATGGCAACCACTATTAATCGGTTGGAGGCTAGAGATTCTAATGTATTACCATCTCAAACGGTAGTATATCAAAAGAATGTAAGTGTGGTGTCACTTAGAAACGGAAGGCAATTGGTTGAAGCTGAGAAACCAAAAGCAAAGTCCAAGAGTTCTATCTTGCACGAAGAAGAGGATATTATGGTTGAGAAAGATGAGAGTGAAACTCCAGAGCCTGTGATAGAAGCTTCGGCTACCACTGAACCGATATTAGAGGCGGATGTTCCATTTCCTAATGCTTTAAAGTCTACAAGATGGATTGAAAATGACAAGGATATTTATAAGACATTCCGTAAGTGTGAGGTAAACATTCCCTTTCTTGATCTTTTGAAAAGTGTACCCAGGTATGCTAAATTTTTGAAGGAGTTGTATACTGTTAAAAGACAGAAAAGGCTGAAAGGTGCTCAAAAAGTGAAGCTTAGTGGACATGTTAGCGCAATGTTTCAATGA